In Polaribacter sp. L3A8, a genomic segment contains:
- a CDS encoding sulfatase family protein, with protein MKNTSNFLVFRIQKTTIILLALSVFFSCKQKKEKANNEVKPNIVFILTDDQRWDALGYAGNKLAYTPEMDKLAKSGVFFKNTIATTPICAASRASIFSGLQERTHNYSFTTGNMKEEYMQNAYPRVLKKAGYYTGLYGKFGVKYKNLDSLYNTYENYDLRYDRKDITSYYYKKLGKDTVHLTRYTGEKGMEFIKNAPTDKPFCLQLSFSAPHASDNTVEQYFWQEENNHVLENTTVPTANISEDIYYNRLPEIVKSGFNRLRWYWRDDTPEKYQHSVKGYYRMIAGIDNEIGKIRKELEKKGVADNTIIVLMGDNGFFLGERQISGKWLMYENSIKVPLIIFDPRNKEHKDVDAMALNIDIPSTILDFAGVDAPKTWHGKSLKPFVDSNNADLKRDTILIEHLWDFKNIAPSEGVRTSDWKYFRYVNDKSIQELYNLKDDPREINNLINDTKYQKVVTKLQNKLEELTKKYKDPYQFNPVNLSVNLKNNLEFNWATSNKTQKQTAYQILVSSSIESINNNIGDVWNSEKVESAANSNIKYEGLKLDKTKTYYWKMRIYDEINRTGSYTTPKKLF; from the coding sequence ATGAAAAATACTTCAAATTTTCTAGTCTTTAGAATACAAAAAACAACAATTATATTATTAGCTTTATCTGTCTTTTTTAGTTGTAAACAAAAAAAAGAAAAAGCTAATAATGAAGTAAAACCAAACATTGTTTTTATTCTTACGGATGATCAGCGTTGGGATGCTTTAGGGTACGCTGGTAATAAATTAGCATACACACCAGAAATGGATAAACTTGCAAAAAGTGGTGTGTTTTTTAAAAATACCATTGCTACCACGCCTATTTGTGCTGCAAGTAGAGCTAGTATTTTTAGTGGCTTGCAAGAGCGTACTCATAATTACAGTTTTACAACAGGTAATATGAAAGAAGAGTATATGCAAAATGCCTATCCTAGGGTTTTAAAAAAAGCAGGATATTATACAGGTTTATATGGTAAGTTTGGTGTAAAATATAAAAACTTAGATTCTCTTTATAATACTTATGAAAATTACGATTTACGTTATGATCGTAAAGATATTACGAGTTATTATTATAAAAAATTAGGTAAAGATACTGTTCACTTAACTCGATATACGGGAGAAAAAGGAATGGAGTTTATTAAAAATGCACCAACAGACAAACCTTTTTGTTTACAACTTAGTTTTAGTGCACCTCATGCAAGTGATAATACCGTAGAGCAGTATTTTTGGCAAGAAGAAAATAATCATGTTTTAGAAAACACCACTGTCCCTACAGCTAATATTTCTGAAGATATTTATTATAACCGATTACCAGAAATAGTTAAAAGTGGTTTTAATCGTTTACGCTGGTATTGGAGAGATGATACTCCAGAAAAATACCAACATAGTGTAAAAGGATATTACAGAATGATTGCTGGTATTGATAATGAAATTGGTAAAATTAGAAAAGAATTAGAAAAAAAGGGAGTTGCAGATAATACAATTATTGTTCTTATGGGAGATAATGGTTTTTTCTTAGGAGAAAGACAAATTTCTGGTAAATGGTTAATGTATGAAAACTCTATAAAAGTACCTTTAATTATTTTTGATCCTAGAAATAAAGAACATAAGGATGTTGATGCTATGGCATTAAATATAGATATTCCGTCTACTATTTTAGACTTTGCAGGCGTTGATGCTCCAAAAACGTGGCACGGAAAAAGTTTAAAACCTTTTGTAGATTCTAATAATGCAGATTTAAAAAGAGACACTATTTTAATAGAGCATTTATGGGATTTTAAAAACATAGCACCAAGTGAAGGGGTAAGAACAAGTGATTGGAAATATTTTAGATATGTAAACGATAAATCTATTCAAGAATTATATAATTTAAAAGACGATCCAAGAGAAATTAATAACCTTATTAATGATACAAAATATCAAAAAGTTGTAACTAAACTACAAAATAAATTAGAAGAGTTAACAAAAAAATATAAAGATCCTTATCAATTTAATCCAGTTAATTTATCAGTAAACTTAAAAAATAATTTAGAGTTTAATTGGGCAACATCTAATAAAACACAAAAGCAAACAGCATATCAAATATTAGTTTCTTCATCAATTGAAAGTATTAATAATAATATAGGCGATGTTTGGAATAGTGAAAAAGTAGAAAGTGCTGCCAATTCTAATATTAAATATGAAGGTTTAAAACTTGATAAAACAAAAACCTATTATTGGAAAATGCGTATCTATGATGAAATAAATAGAACAGGAAGTTATACAACACCTAAAAAACTTTTTTAA
- the rhaM gene encoding L-rhamnose mutarotase, with product MKERLAFKMKLKEGKQEEYYKRHNAIWPELKLLLKQTGISEYSIFFDEESNSLFAFQKVELGASSQDLSENPIVKKWWDFMADIMEVASDNSPISKELKEVFYLE from the coding sequence ATGAAAGAAAGGTTAGCCTTTAAAATGAAATTAAAAGAAGGTAAGCAAGAGGAGTATTATAAAAGACATAATGCTATATGGCCAGAATTAAAACTTTTATTAAAACAAACCGGTATAAGTGAATATTCTATATTTTTTGATGAAGAAAGCAACTCGCTTTTTGCATTTCAGAAAGTAGAGTTAGGAGCAAGTTCTCAAGATTTATCAGAAAACCCTATTGTTAAAAAATGGTGGGATTTTATGGCAGATATCATGGAGGTAGCATCAGATAATTCTCCAATATCAAAAGAATTAAAAGAGGTTTTTTATTTAGAATAA
- a CDS encoding GntR family transcriptional regulator translates to MGSNKISLIIKHQGDIPKYQQLVNAINDAIAKNLLKKGEVLLSVNAACKLYNLSRDTVFKAYTILKDNGVVDSVPNKGYYVANDTKKVLLLLDTFKAYKEVLYHSFVNNLPNNVITDVQFHHYNIDNFKTILNSSKGKYYKYVVMTFDHVDVPAVLSDIEDEKLLLIDWNVHSNSNNNYVFQDFGKAFFEVLKSAENVFRKYKEIVFLYPTYTYHSIETITYFKKYCELFQFNYTVVTEPSMFKVEEEVAYISTSDRMLGVFLEQCRAKDLEPGVNVGFLSYNETPMKKFIYKGISVVSTDFKELGTKAAEFVMQEKPMQYYVPTKLTLRESL, encoded by the coding sequence ATGGGTAGTAATAAAATTTCTTTAATAATAAAACACCAAGGAGATATTCCTAAATATCAACAATTAGTAAATGCAATTAATGATGCTATAGCAAAAAATCTTTTAAAGAAAGGAGAGGTTTTACTTTCTGTTAATGCTGCCTGTAAATTATATAATTTATCTAGAGATACTGTATTTAAAGCTTATACAATTTTAAAAGACAATGGAGTTGTAGATTCAGTACCAAATAAAGGGTATTATGTTGCAAATGATACTAAAAAGGTATTGTTGTTATTAGATACGTTTAAAGCTTATAAAGAAGTTTTATACCATTCGTTTGTAAATAACCTACCCAATAATGTAATTACCGATGTGCAATTTCATCATTATAATATAGATAATTTTAAAACTATTTTAAATAGTTCTAAAGGTAAATATTATAAATACGTTGTAATGACTTTTGATCATGTTGATGTACCTGCTGTACTATCAGATATAGAAGATGAAAAGTTGTTACTAATAGATTGGAATGTACATTCTAATAGTAATAATAACTATGTGTTTCAAGACTTTGGAAAAGCTTTTTTTGAAGTCTTAAAAAGTGCAGAAAATGTATTTAGAAAATATAAAGAAATCGTTTTTTTATATCCAACCTATACCTATCACTCCATAGAAACAATTACTTATTTTAAAAAATATTGCGAATTATTTCAGTTCAATTATACAGTGGTAACAGAACCGAGTATGTTTAAAGTAGAAGAAGAGGTAGCCTATATAAGCACAAGTGATAGAATGTTAGGTGTCTTTTTAGAACAATGTAGAGCTAAAGATTTAGAGCCTGGGGTAAATGTTGGCTTTCTATCTTATAATGAAACGCCTATGAAAAAATTTATTTATAAAGGAATTTCAGTAGTTTCAACCGACTTTAAAGAATTAGGTACCAAAGCAGCAGAGTTTGTTATGCAAGAAAAGCCAATGCAATATTACGTTCCAACTAAATTAACATTAAGAGAATCATTATAA
- the xylE gene encoding D-xylose transporter XylE — MAKSTNSGYLLKLTLVATLGGLLFGYDTGVISGTVGSLDSFFVIPKGLSETAASAFKGFLVSSALIGCIIGGIFSGVVSKKLGRKKGLILAAVLFLISALGSSMPEMFLAPIGELDHTFSSIFIVYRIIGGIGVGLASMLSPLYIAEIAPADSRGKLVSFNQLAIVGGFMVVYFVNYFISRGGGSDAWLNEIGWRWMFASEVIPAGLFLGLLFFVPDTPRSLVLRNKSEEALDVLIKVNGEKEGVSILAEIQDSMDEKTSGNLLSFGWLVIIIGVLLSIFQQFVGINVVLYYAPEIFKTISSGTDSALLMTIIVGIVNFLFTIVAVKTVDKYGRKPLMIIGAAGMAVAMVSLGFVFYVGATGYLALFCMMLYVASFAMSWGPVTWVLLAEIFPNKIRGKALAIAVAAQWISNYLVSLTFPMMNDNSYLTGLFNHGFAYWVYGIMSVLAMLFIMKYVPETKGKTLEEMESLWKKK, encoded by the coding sequence ATGGCAAAATCAACAAATTCAGGATATCTTTTAAAACTTACTTTAGTAGCAACTTTAGGAGGTTTATTATTTGGGTATGACACAGGTGTAATTTCAGGAACCGTAGGTTCTTTAGATAGTTTTTTTGTCATCCCTAAAGGATTGTCAGAAACAGCAGCAAGTGCTTTTAAAGGCTTTTTAGTATCCAGTGCTTTGATTGGATGTATCATTGGAGGAATCTTTAGTGGAGTAGTAAGTAAAAAATTAGGTAGAAAAAAAGGATTAATTCTTGCCGCAGTTTTATTTTTAATTTCAGCTTTAGGCTCATCAATGCCAGAAATGTTCTTAGCACCAATTGGCGAATTAGATCATACTTTTTCATCAATTTTTATTGTATACAGAATTATTGGAGGTATTGGAGTTGGTTTAGCTTCTATGTTATCACCATTATATATTGCAGAAATAGCACCAGCAGATAGTAGAGGTAAGTTGGTTTCTTTTAATCAATTAGCTATTGTTGGTGGTTTTATGGTGGTTTATTTTGTAAACTACTTTATTTCTAGAGGTGGTGGTTCAGACGCTTGGTTAAATGAAATTGGTTGGAGATGGATGTTTGCTTCAGAGGTAATACCTGCAGGTTTGTTTTTAGGACTTTTATTCTTTGTACCAGATACACCACGTTCTTTGGTGTTGAGAAATAAATCTGAAGAAGCCTTAGATGTGTTAATAAAAGTAAATGGAGAAAAAGAAGGTGTTAGTATTTTGGCAGAAATACAAGACTCTATGGATGAAAAAACATCCGGAAATTTGTTGTCTTTTGGTTGGTTAGTCATTATTATTGGAGTTTTACTTTCTATTTTTCAACAATTTGTAGGGATTAATGTAGTGTTATATTACGCTCCAGAAATTTTCAAAACCATCTCGTCTGGTACAGATAGTGCCTTGTTAATGACCATTATTGTAGGTATTGTTAACTTCTTATTTACCATTGTTGCTGTAAAAACAGTAGATAAATATGGTAGAAAACCATTAATGATTATTGGAGCAGCAGGTATGGCAGTAGCCATGGTAAGCTTAGGTTTTGTGTTTTATGTAGGAGCAACAGGTTATTTGGCATTGTTTTGTATGATGTTGTATGTTGCAAGTTTTGCAATGAGTTGGGGACCTGTAACTTGGGTTTTATTAGCAGAGATTTTTCCAAATAAAATTAGAGGAAAAGCTTTGGCAATTGCAGTTGCAGCTCAATGGATTTCTAACTATTTAGTGTCTTTAACATTCCCGATGATGAATGATAATTCATACCTAACAGGACTATTTAATCATGGTTTTGCGTATTGGGTATATGGAATTATGAGTGTTCTGGCAATGTTATTTATTATGAAATATGTTCCAGAAACAAAGGGTAAAACTTTAGAAGAAATGGAAAGTCTTTGGAAAAAAAAGTAA
- the fsa gene encoding fructose-6-phosphate aldolase codes for MKFFIDTANLNDIAEAEALGVLDGVTTNPSLMAKEGITGAENILNHYKKICDIVAGDVSAEVIATDYDGMIEQGTELAALHPQIVVKLPMIADGVKACKYFSDKGIKTNVTLVFSAGQALLAAKAGATYVSPFLGRLDDISTDGLHLIKEIRQIYDNYGFKTQILAASVRNTMHVINCAKLGSDVMTGPLSSITGLLKHPLTDSGLAKFLEDYKKGN; via the coding sequence ATGAAATTTTTTATAGATACAGCAAATTTAAATGATATTGCAGAAGCAGAAGCTTTAGGAGTTTTAGATGGAGTAACCACCAATCCATCTTTGATGGCAAAAGAGGGGATTACGGGAGCAGAAAATATTTTAAATCATTATAAAAAAATCTGTGATATTGTAGCAGGAGATGTTTCTGCAGAAGTTATTGCTACAGATTATGATGGAATGATTGAACAAGGAACAGAGTTGGCAGCCTTACATCCACAAATTGTGGTAAAATTACCAATGATTGCAGACGGAGTAAAAGCATGTAAATATTTTTCTGATAAAGGGATTAAAACCAATGTAACTTTAGTTTTTTCTGCAGGACAAGCATTATTAGCCGCAAAAGCAGGTGCCACTTATGTTTCTCCGTTTTTAGGAAGATTAGATGATATTTCTACGGATGGATTACATTTGATTAAAGAAATTAGACAAATTTATGATAACTACGGATTTAAAACTCAAATTTTAGCAGCATCTGTACGTAATACTATGCATGTTATTAATTGTGCAAAATTAGGTTCTGATGTAATGACAGGACCATTGTCATCAATTACAGGTTTATTAAAGCACCCATTAACAGATAGTGGTTTGGCAAAGTTTTTAGAAGATTATAAAAAGGGGAATTAG
- a CDS encoding transketolase-like TK C-terminal-containing protein yields MALENKNTPTGLILSRQGIKDLPTKGASSRYQEALAAEKGGYLVKEVENPDVVLVANGSEVATLVAAAAILESENGLKVNIASVISEGVFRLQSKEYQQSVIPKNKPLFGLTAGLPVNLEGLVGDAGKVFGLDHFGYSAPANILDDKFGFTGEKVSQQVLEYLKTV; encoded by the coding sequence ATGGCTTTAGAAAATAAAAATACACCAACAGGTTTAATTTTATCAAGACAAGGCATTAAAGATTTACCAACCAAAGGAGCATCATCAAGATATCAAGAAGCATTAGCAGCAGAAAAAGGTGGTTATTTGGTAAAAGAAGTAGAAAATCCTGATGTAGTATTAGTTGCAAACGGATCTGAAGTAGCAACACTAGTAGCTGCAGCAGCAATTTTAGAATCAGAAAACGGATTGAAAGTAAATATTGCTTCTGTAATTTCTGAAGGAGTGTTTAGGTTACAATCTAAGGAATATCAACAAAGTGTTATACCTAAAAATAAACCATTATTCGGCTTAACTGCAGGTTTACCAGTAAACTTAGAAGGTTTGGTTGGTGATGCAGGTAAAGTATTTGGATTGGATCATTTTGGGTATTCTGCACCGGCAAATATCTTAGATGATAAATTTGGATTTACAGGAGAAAAAGTAAGCCAACAAGTATTAGAATATTTAAAAACAGTATAA
- a CDS encoding glycoside hydrolase family 88/105 protein, with protein MNKSLLTLFAVFTLISCSVAQKTVSTVVLNNTEIKASMIKALEWQETHPIMAIAPSDWTNGAYYVGVARAHQATKDMMYMAALKNQGYNNDWKPYKRIYHADDIAISYSYLYVEMTEKRRNFVDLDPTKKFLDEHLYESNKWKEGNSKDIKGETILWWWCDALFMAPPVINLYAKQTKDLKYLDAMHKYYMETYNRLYNKEENLFARDMRYVWTGSKKDLKEPNGEKIFWSRGNGWVLGGLALLLDDMPKDYKHRAFYENLYMEMAAKILAIQPEDGLWRTSLLCPETYNHGEVSGSGFYTFALAWGINNGLLKESKYLPAVKKAWTALMACQKEDGKIGWVQNIGASPEPASTDSWQNFGTGAYLLAGSEVLKLKN; from the coding sequence ATGAATAAATCACTTTTAACATTATTTGCAGTTTTTACACTTATTAGCTGCTCGGTAGCACAAAAAACTGTTTCTACAGTAGTTTTAAATAATACAGAAATTAAGGCTTCTATGATAAAAGCTTTAGAATGGCAAGAAACACATCCAATAATGGCAATTGCACCTTCCGATTGGACAAATGGGGCTTATTACGTTGGTGTTGCTAGAGCGCATCAAGCAACCAAGGATATGATGTATATGGCCGCTTTAAAAAATCAAGGATATAATAATGATTGGAAACCTTATAAGAGAATTTATCATGCAGATGATATTGCTATTTCATACAGTTATTTGTATGTGGAAATGACAGAGAAAAGAAGAAACTTTGTAGATCTAGATCCAACTAAAAAATTCTTAGATGAGCATTTATATGAATCAAATAAATGGAAAGAAGGAAATTCTAAAGATATTAAGGGAGAAACCATTTTATGGTGGTGGTGTGATGCGTTATTTATGGCACCTCCGGTAATTAATTTATATGCAAAACAAACTAAAGATTTAAAATATTTAGATGCAATGCATAAATATTATATGGAAACTTACAATCGTTTGTATAATAAAGAAGAGAATTTGTTTGCAAGAGATATGCGTTATGTGTGGACTGGTTCTAAAAAAGATTTAAAAGAACCAAATGGAGAAAAAATATTTTGGTCTAGAGGAAATGGATGGGTACTTGGAGGTTTAGCATTGTTATTAGACGATATGCCAAAAGATTATAAACATAGAGCTTTTTATGAGAACCTTTATATGGAAATGGCTGCTAAAATTTTAGCTATTCAGCCAGAAGATGGATTATGGAGAACGAGTTTGTTGTGTCCAGAAACGTATAATCACGGAGAAGTAAGCGGAAGCGGTTTTTACACATTTGCTTTAGCTTGGGGTATTAATAATGGTCTTTTAAAAGAATCTAAATACTTACCAGCAGTTAAAAAAGCATGGACTGCTTTAATGGCTTGTCAAAAAGAAGATGGTAAAATTGGTTGGGTGCAAAATATTGGTGCATCTCCAGAGCCAGCAAGTACAGATAGTTGGCAAAATTTTGGTACAGGAGCCTACTTATTAGCAGGTAGTGAAGTTTTAAAATTAAAAAACTAA
- the xylA gene encoding xylose isomerase → MANKEYFKGIEKIQFEGKESDNPMAFKYYNPDQVVAGKTMREHFKFAIAYWHTFCGQGGDPFGPGTQNFAWDQSSDPIQAAKDKADAAFEFINKMGFDYFCFHDYDLVQEGATFAESEARLNTITDYIKGKQAETGVKLLWGTANCFSNPRYMNGASTNPDFNVVARAGGQVKLALDATIKLGGENYVFWGGREGYMSLLNTDMGRELDHMGQFLTMARDYARAQGFKGTFFIEPKPMEPMKHQYDFDSATAIGFLKEYGLDKDFKMNIEVNHATLAQHTMQHELAVAAKAGMLGSIDANRGDYQNGWDTDQFPNNIQETTEAMLVFLEAGGLQGGGVNFDAKIRRNSTDMEDVFHAHIGGADTFARALLTADKIMTSSAYNSLRTQRYSSFDAGKGKDFEAGKLQLSDLYKIAQENGELSLQSGKQELFENIINQYI, encoded by the coding sequence ATGGCAAATAAAGAATATTTTAAAGGAATCGAAAAAATTCAATTCGAAGGTAAAGAGTCAGACAATCCAATGGCTTTTAAATACTACAATCCAGATCAGGTAGTAGCAGGAAAAACAATGCGTGAGCATTTTAAATTTGCTATTGCATATTGGCATACATTCTGCGGACAAGGAGGAGATCCTTTTGGACCAGGAACACAAAATTTTGCTTGGGATCAATCATCAGACCCTATTCAAGCCGCAAAAGACAAAGCAGATGCTGCTTTTGAATTTATCAACAAAATGGGATTTGACTATTTCTGTTTTCATGATTACGATTTAGTACAAGAAGGCGCAACCTTTGCAGAATCAGAAGCAAGATTAAACACCATTACAGATTACATCAAAGGAAAACAAGCAGAGACTGGTGTAAAATTATTATGGGGAACAGCCAACTGTTTTTCTAACCCACGTTACATGAACGGAGCTTCTACAAACCCAGATTTTAATGTAGTTGCCAGAGCAGGAGGTCAAGTTAAATTGGCTTTAGATGCAACCATTAAATTAGGTGGAGAGAATTATGTTTTTTGGGGAGGTAGAGAAGGTTACATGTCTTTATTAAACACAGACATGGGACGCGAATTAGACCACATGGGACAATTCTTAACCATGGCAAGAGATTATGCAAGAGCACAAGGTTTTAAAGGAACTTTCTTTATAGAACCAAAACCAATGGAGCCAATGAAACATCAATACGATTTTGATTCTGCTACAGCTATTGGGTTCTTAAAAGAATACGGTTTAGACAAAGATTTTAAAATGAACATTGAGGTAAACCACGCAACCTTAGCACAACATACTATGCAACACGAATTAGCAGTTGCAGCCAAAGCAGGCATGTTAGGAAGTATAGATGCAAACAGAGGCGATTACCAAAACGGTTGGGATACAGATCAATTTCCAAACAACATACAAGAAACTACAGAGGCAATGTTAGTTTTCTTAGAAGCAGGAGGTTTACAAGGTGGTGGAGTTAATTTTGATGCAAAAATTAGAAGAAACTCTACAGATATGGAAGATGTTTTTCATGCACATATTGGTGGAGCAGATACCTTTGCAAGAGCATTATTAACTGCAGACAAAATTATGACTTCTTCTGCTTATAACTCTTTAAGAACACAAAGATATAGTTCTTTTGATGCAGGAAAAGGAAAAGATTTTGAAGCAGGGAAATTACAACTTTCAGACTTGTATAAAATAGCTCAAGAAAATGGAGAATTAAGTTTGCAAAGTGGTAAACAAGAATTGTTTGAGAATATTATCAATCAATATATTTAA
- a CDS encoding xylulokinase → MYYLGLDIGSSSIKAALVEIATGKSLGVVQEPKEEMSMYAHKNGWAEQKPSDWWLHICNAITSLKKQYNVSRTQIKGIGISYQMHGLVLVDKKGNPLRKSIIWCDSRAVEIGHKAFAEIGEEKCASHLLNSPANFTASKLKWVQENEPDIYNQIHKFMLPGDYVAYKFSNKINTTISGLSEGIFWDFKENTVAAFLLEYYGIDKNLVPDIVDTFGIQSFVDEKGEAESGIATGTPILYRAGDQPNNALSLNVFNPGEVAATGGTSGVVYAVTDNLSGKESTRVNNFAHVNYATENKRIGKLLNINGAGIQYRWLLNNLAVDSYEEMNNLASEIPVGSDGVCLIPFGNGAERMLNNKEIGTRIVNMNLNNHHKGHMCRAALEGIAFSFVYGMEILKSDGIKPSVIRAGNDNLFRSEIFANTVATLIQQEIEIYNTTGAIGAARAANLHKGDFEAFGKAIMDNDHVMTFMPFKDQKPYLEAYNNWKKELELVLKNK, encoded by the coding sequence ATGTATTACTTAGGATTAGATATAGGGAGTTCTTCTATAAAAGCAGCATTAGTAGAAATAGCAACAGGAAAAAGTTTAGGAGTTGTACAAGAACCTAAAGAAGAAATGAGCATGTATGCTCATAAAAACGGTTGGGCAGAACAAAAACCAAGCGATTGGTGGTTGCATATTTGTAATGCCATTACAAGTTTAAAAAAACAATACAACGTAAGCAGAACTCAAATAAAAGGTATTGGTATTTCGTATCAAATGCACGGTTTGGTTTTGGTAGATAAAAAAGGAAATCCACTTCGTAAAAGTATTATTTGGTGCGATAGTAGAGCCGTAGAAATTGGTCACAAAGCTTTTGCAGAAATTGGCGAAGAAAAATGTGCATCACATTTATTAAACTCACCAGCAAATTTTACAGCATCTAAATTAAAATGGGTACAAGAAAATGAGCCTGATATTTACAATCAGATTCACAAATTTATGTTGCCAGGAGATTATGTGGCGTACAAATTCTCAAACAAAATAAACACTACCATATCAGGGCTATCAGAAGGTATCTTTTGGGATTTTAAAGAAAACACTGTTGCAGCGTTTTTATTAGAATACTATGGAATCGATAAAAATTTGGTGCCAGATATTGTAGACACTTTCGGAATTCAATCTTTCGTAGATGAAAAAGGAGAAGCAGAAAGCGGAATTGCAACCGGAACACCAATTCTTTATAGAGCAGGAGACCAACCCAATAACGCGTTATCTTTAAACGTATTTAACCCAGGCGAAGTTGCAGCAACAGGTGGTACATCTGGCGTTGTCTATGCCGTAACTGATAATTTATCTGGTAAAGAAAGTACCCGAGTTAACAATTTTGCACACGTAAATTATGCTACAGAAAATAAAAGAATTGGTAAACTATTAAACATCAACGGAGCCGGAATTCAGTACCGTTGGCTGTTAAATAACTTAGCTGTAGATTCTTACGAAGAGATGAATAATTTAGCATCAGAAATCCCTGTAGGATCAGATGGCGTATGCTTAATTCCTTTTGGTAACGGAGCAGAACGCATGCTAAATAACAAAGAAATTGGAACTCGTATTGTAAACATGAACCTTAATAATCACCACAAAGGCCACATGTGTAGAGCCGCCTTAGAAGGCATTGCATTCTCATTTGTTTACGGAATGGAGATTTTAAAATCAGACGGCATAAAGCCAAGTGTTATTAGAGCAGGAAACGATAATTTGTTTCGTTCAGAAATATTTGCAAACACTGTAGCAACGCTAATTCAACAAGAAATAGAAATTTACAATACCACAGGTGCCATTGGTGCAGCACGAGCGGCAAATTTACACAAAGGAGATTTTGAAGCTTTCGGAAAAGCTATTATGGACAATGACCATGTAATGACTTTTATGCCTTTTAAAGACCAAAAACCGTATTTAGAAGCTTATAACAATTGGAAAAAGGAATTAGAACTGGTTTTAAAAAATAAATAA